The following are encoded in a window of Roseivirga misakiensis genomic DNA:
- a CDS encoding M14 family metallopeptidase encodes MKNFINKLVLSICLLGFTAAAYAQSADEIFRAVGSPHNPKVQISFNRYYTAEGHAVLTKKIADAHPNLVRRVSIGKSYEGRDMWMLQITNFEKGEPHRKPGFYIDGNIHSNEIQGAEISIYTAWYLTENYGDVDYITKMLDDRIFYIVPTINPDARNNYMKEPNTGSSPRSGMIPLDDDRDGLFDEDAPDDLDGNGSITQMRRKSNTGNFILDPKDPRKMILVGVDDNVPASVQRYEMLGQEGIDNDGDGRVNEDRVGYYDPNRDWAWKWQPDYIQGGAYKYPFSVPENRNVADFVLAHPNIAGGQSYHNSGGMILRGPGAQEDLSTYNRADLRIYDAIGQKGEKIMPGYRYLVVYKDLYSVFGGELDWMYGSRGIYTFTNEIFTRFAYYKNNQGGQNLNYDIDTELLMGDAFEPWKPYNHPTYGEIEIGGFKKNFGRATPGFMLEEELHRNMAFTLYHAFHMPKLSIGEVKEKDLGGGLREITATIKNERLMPTHASQDLKYKIERPDYISISGVNVQAGMTVQNEDFGFTTEQKHNPQKLELANIPGNSTVTVRWIVSGKGKYTITVDSAKGGLVSK; translated from the coding sequence ATGAAAAACTTTATAAACAAACTCGTTTTATCGATTTGCTTACTTGGGTTTACTGCTGCAGCTTATGCCCAAAGTGCGGATGAAATATTTAGAGCCGTTGGTTCACCTCACAATCCGAAAGTACAAATTAGCTTTAACCGATACTACACTGCGGAAGGACACGCTGTACTCACCAAGAAGATAGCCGATGCGCACCCTAACCTAGTAAGAAGAGTATCTATTGGAAAGTCCTATGAAGGACGCGACATGTGGATGCTACAGATTACAAACTTCGAAAAGGGAGAGCCACATAGAAAACCAGGTTTCTACATCGATGGTAATATTCACTCAAATGAAATTCAAGGAGCTGAAATTTCGATCTATACCGCTTGGTACTTAACTGAGAACTATGGCGATGTTGATTATATCACCAAAATGCTCGATGACCGCATCTTTTATATCGTACCGACCATCAATCCTGATGCGAGGAATAACTATATGAAGGAGCCGAATACAGGTAGTTCTCCAAGATCGGGGATGATTCCTTTGGACGATGATAGAGATGGTCTTTTTGACGAAGATGCACCAGACGATCTGGATGGTAACGGTTCTATCACTCAAATGAGGAGAAAAAGTAATACTGGGAACTTTATTTTAGACCCGAAAGATCCAAGAAAAATGATCTTGGTCGGTGTGGACGATAACGTGCCTGCTAGTGTACAGCGATACGAAATGCTAGGTCAAGAAGGAATTGACAATGATGGCGATGGTAGAGTTAACGAAGATAGAGTAGGGTATTACGATCCAAATAGAGACTGGGCGTGGAAATGGCAACCTGATTACATTCAAGGTGGCGCGTACAAGTATCCGTTTAGTGTGCCTGAAAATAGAAACGTTGCAGATTTTGTTTTGGCACATCCGAACATTGCTGGTGGACAAAGTTACCACAACTCTGGGGGAATGATCCTTCGTGGTCCTGGTGCTCAAGAAGATCTTTCGACATATAACAGAGCAGATCTTAGAATCTATGATGCCATAGGTCAAAAAGGAGAGAAGATAATGCCTGGTTATAGATACCTAGTGGTTTACAAAGACCTTTATTCAGTATTTGGCGGAGAGCTGGACTGGATGTACGGTAGTCGAGGTATTTACACCTTCACCAACGAGATTTTCACCCGATTTGCCTATTACAAGAATAATCAGGGAGGGCAAAACCTTAACTACGACATCGATACCGAGTTGTTAATGGGAGATGCTTTCGAACCATGGAAGCCTTACAATCACCCAACTTATGGAGAAATAGAGATTGGTGGGTTCAAAAAGAACTTCGGTAGAGCAACTCCTGGTTTTATGTTAGAGGAAGAGTTGCATAGAAATATGGCTTTCACACTTTATCATGCTTTTCATATGCCGAAACTGAGCATAGGAGAGGTTAAAGAGAAAGATTTGGGAGGAGGCTTGAGAGAAATCACCGCCACCATCAAGAATGAAAGACTAATGCCAACGCATGCTTCTCAGGATTTGAAGTATAAAATTGAAAGACCTGATTATATCAGCATATCAGGCGTTAATGTTCAAGCAGGTATGACGGTTCAGAATGAAGATTTTGGATTTACTACTGAGCAAAAACATAATCCTCAAAAGTTAGAGTTGGCCAACATTCCAGGAAATAGTACAGTAACTGTACGCTGGATTGTTAGTGGCAAAGGCAAGTATACCATCACGGTAGACAGCGCCAAAGGAGGCTTAGTAAGCAAATAA
- a CDS encoding VOC family protein, translating to MERINRLMTNICSESLSESKDFYVSLFDFNVDYDSDWFVHLISKDKSLELGIILKSSDLIPEGFQKSPQGFYITFVVENVDDVFKVANSNGYKILSEPHDTFYGQRRMLLQDPNGTLVDVSSPI from the coding sequence ATGGAAAGGATTAACCGCTTAATGACCAATATATGCTCTGAAAGCTTATCAGAGAGTAAAGATTTCTATGTGAGCCTTTTTGATTTTAACGTAGACTACGATAGCGACTGGTTCGTACATCTTATTTCAAAAGACAAATCTTTAGAGCTTGGTATTATTTTGAAATCGAGTGACCTCATTCCAGAGGGGTTTCAAAAGTCACCCCAAGGCTTCTACATTACCTTTGTCGTTGAAAATGTTGATGACGTTTTTAAGGTCGCTAATTCCAATGGATATAAAATACTAAGCGAACCTCACGACACTTTCTATGGGCAACGAAGAATGCTTCTACAAGACCCTAACGGCACCTTAGTGGATGTTTCTTCACCAATTTAA
- a CDS encoding energy transducer TonB, with product MIFEKALRDMLKHQITILLLLYPFATLAQSDTTFYSSSGGKIGPNSTAKVAYYELNAGFDRNGLIKQYYPDHSLYGEVYYFNNRSNGTHKKYYKNGQIKEQRGLGEGENESLITRWYQNGQKRSENIYTYQEGERITRRTTSGGSFVDLLINSWDSLGNQQVKDGSGIFNATIFKNSNYLERGEYVDGKKVGLWTGIKVNKLDYEENYNRNGELVSGKSYDNGGAVFTYNTLETPAAYPDGEKKWARFLQKNLKYPKIARRNKIEGSVVLSFVVDQTGQILDIQVMSGIGSGCDEEAMRVLKLSKKWLPAIQRGRKVKSSMMLRLDFRMR from the coding sequence TTGATATTTGAAAAGGCATTAAGAGACATGTTAAAACATCAAATCACAATTCTTCTTCTTCTGTACCCATTCGCAACGCTCGCCCAATCAGACACGACCTTCTATTCAAGTTCAGGTGGTAAGATTGGACCAAATAGCACAGCTAAAGTGGCTTATTATGAACTTAATGCTGGCTTCGATAGAAATGGGTTAATTAAACAGTATTACCCAGATCATTCACTCTATGGAGAGGTTTATTACTTTAACAACCGTTCGAATGGAACGCATAAGAAATATTATAAAAATGGGCAGATCAAAGAACAAAGAGGGCTTGGTGAAGGGGAAAACGAAAGCTTAATCACCAGGTGGTATCAAAATGGTCAGAAGAGATCAGAGAATATATACACTTATCAAGAAGGTGAAAGAATCACAAGGCGTACAACGAGCGGTGGTTCGTTCGTTGATTTACTTATTAATTCTTGGGATTCATTGGGCAATCAGCAAGTAAAAGATGGTTCAGGAATCTTTAACGCCACTATTTTCAAAAACTCTAATTATTTGGAAAGAGGTGAATACGTTGATGGAAAAAAAGTTGGGCTCTGGACGGGCATAAAGGTCAACAAACTTGACTATGAAGAAAACTATAACCGAAATGGTGAACTGGTATCAGGAAAAAGTTATGACAACGGTGGCGCCGTTTTCACATACAATACGCTAGAAACACCTGCGGCCTATCCCGATGGCGAAAAGAAATGGGCCAGATTTTTGCAAAAGAACTTGAAGTACCCCAAGATAGCCAGACGAAATAAAATAGAAGGCAGTGTTGTTCTCAGTTTTGTCGTCGACCAAACTGGTCAAATATTAGATATTCAAGTCATGTCTGGTATTGGAAGTGGATGTGATGAAGAAGCTATGCGTGTTCTCAAACTTTCCAAGAAATGGTTACCAGCTATTCAGAGAGGACGGAAAGTCAAAAGCAGCATGATGTTAAGATTAGATTTTAGGATGAGATAG
- a CDS encoding tetratricopeptide repeat protein, whose translation MNEARIDLLKKYIEEDPTDPFNYYGLACEYVQTKPEEALRIFKTLLKDYAEYLPTYYQTGQLLEAYELEDEALEVYAQGMILAKTQGNNKTFQELNSVHQNLLFEME comes from the coding sequence ATGAATGAAGCCCGAATTGACTTACTAAAAAAGTACATTGAAGAAGATCCAACTGATCCGTTTAATTACTATGGTTTGGCTTGCGAATATGTTCAAACTAAACCCGAAGAAGCGCTAAGAATTTTCAAAACTCTTTTGAAGGATTACGCTGAATACCTTCCTACTTATTATCAAACTGGGCAGCTGCTTGAAGCATATGAATTAGAAGATGAAGCACTTGAAGTTTATGCACAAGGTATGATACTGGCCAAAACTCAAGGAAATAACAAAACCTTTCAGGAACTCAATTCAGTCCATCAGAATTTACTTTTTGAGATGGAGTAG
- a CDS encoding electron transfer flavoprotein subunit beta/FixA family protein, producing MNILVCITHVPDTTSRIAFTNDNTEFDKNGVQFIIGPYDDYALARAVELKEQNGGKITVLNVGEADSDPTIRKALAIGADEAIRVNAFPSDSYFVANQIAAIAKDGGYDLILMGRESIDFNGGMVHGMVGELLGLPSFSPVMQLEVEGNSAKITREIEGGKEKLEVSLPFVAGCQEPIAEWKIPNMRGIMSARTKPLNVVEPTDNATHSEMAAYELPAEKGAVKMIDADNVGELVDLLKNEAKVI from the coding sequence ATGAACATATTAGTTTGTATCACACATGTTCCTGACACTACTTCACGAATAGCATTTACCAACGATAACACCGAATTCGATAAGAATGGTGTTCAATTTATCATAGGTCCTTATGATGATTATGCTTTGGCAAGAGCTGTAGAGTTGAAAGAGCAGAACGGAGGAAAAATTACAGTTTTAAATGTAGGCGAAGCAGATAGTGATCCGACTATCAGAAAGGCATTAGCTATCGGAGCAGACGAAGCTATCAGAGTGAATGCCTTCCCATCTGATTCTTATTTTGTGGCAAACCAAATTGCCGCAATTGCAAAGGATGGTGGATACGATTTGATTTTGATGGGTAGAGAATCTATCGATTTCAATGGTGGTATGGTACACGGTATGGTTGGCGAATTGCTAGGTTTACCATCATTCTCACCAGTTATGCAATTAGAAGTTGAAGGTAATTCAGCTAAGATTACTAGAGAAATAGAAGGGGGTAAAGAGAAATTAGAAGTTTCACTTCCTTTTGTTGCAGGCTGTCAAGAGCCGATCGCTGAGTGGAAAATCCCGAACATGAGGGGAATTATGTCTGCTAGGACAAAGCCACTTAACGTTGTAGAACCAACAGATAATGCTACCCACAGTGAAATGGCAGCCTATGAGCTACCTGCTGAAAAAGGTGCTGTCAAAATGATTGACGCCGATAATGTTGGTGAACTTGTAGATTTATTAAAGAACGAAGCGAAAGTAATCTAA
- a CDS encoding electron transfer flavoprotein subunit alpha/FixB family protein, translating into MSVLVFIETEEGKIKKSAREAISYGAALGDVTALALGTVSQDELATAGENGASKVLHVSDERLNASLIQPYAEAIAAAANATGSEIIVTAKSSLADAVVGRVAIKLGASLVSNVVALPDTSNGFQVKRSIYTGKAFANVNLTTDKKVLAIKKNAIEVKTDGAAASVEALSVTLDDSLFGATITSTEKAEGDVLLPEADIVVSGGRGLKGPENWGVIEDLAKTLGAATGCSKPVSDMDWRPHHEHVGQTGVKVSPTLYVAVGISGAIQHLAGVNSSKYIVVINKDEEAPFFKAADYGIVGDAFEVLPKLNEALKAALA; encoded by the coding sequence ATGTCTGTTTTAGTATTTATAGAAACCGAAGAAGGTAAAATAAAAAAGTCGGCTAGAGAGGCTATTTCATATGGTGCGGCTTTAGGTGATGTAACAGCTTTAGCACTTGGTACTGTTAGCCAAGACGAATTAGCAACAGCAGGGGAGAACGGTGCGTCAAAAGTACTGCATGTATCAGATGAGCGTTTAAACGCCAGTTTGATTCAGCCTTATGCTGAAGCTATCGCTGCTGCAGCAAATGCTACTGGTTCGGAAATCATTGTTACCGCTAAGTCATCGCTTGCTGATGCAGTTGTCGGTAGAGTAGCCATTAAATTAGGCGCTTCATTAGTTTCAAATGTTGTTGCTTTGCCAGATACAAGCAATGGTTTTCAAGTAAAAAGAAGTATTTATACAGGTAAGGCATTCGCCAACGTGAACCTTACTACAGATAAGAAAGTCTTAGCGATCAAAAAGAACGCTATCGAAGTTAAAACTGACGGAGCTGCGGCAAGTGTAGAAGCTCTTAGCGTGACACTAGATGATTCACTCTTTGGTGCTACCATTACCTCAACTGAAAAAGCAGAAGGTGATGTGTTATTGCCAGAAGCTGATATAGTAGTTTCAGGTGGTAGAGGGCTTAAAGGGCCTGAAAACTGGGGCGTGATCGAAGATTTAGCTAAAACATTAGGAGCAGCAACAGGATGCTCTAAGCCAGTTTCTGATATGGATTGGAGACCTCACCACGAGCACGTTGGGCAAACAGGTGTTAAGGTAAGTCCTACACTATATGTGGCCGTTGGTATCTCAGGTGCCATCCAGCACTTGGCGGGTGTCAATTCTTCTAAGTATATTGTGGTAATTAATAAAGATGAAGAAGCTCCATTCTTTAAAGCCGCTGATTATGGCATAGTTGGAGATGCTTTTGAAGTATTACCAAAATTAAATGAGGCGCTCAAAGCAGCATTAGCTTAG